GCGCTGCGCACGCTGCGGCGAGAGGCGCTGCCCTACACGCTGGTGACGGCGGGCGCAGGCAACGTCGTGTGGAGCGGCTTCGGGGTACCGACGGTCTCCGATCTGCGGCCGCTGCTCGACGCCGCTCAGTAGCGCGAGTGCAGCTCGTGCGCCTGCGCGCACGTCAGCCGCTTCCATCGCGACGGCGGCAGCGAGGGCGTCCAGGCAGGACCGGAAAGGTCGGCCGCGAACGCGCGGCCGAGGCCGGCACGGTCCTCGAGCACGTAGAGCGCGGCCTGCGGGAAGCTCGGACACAGGTTGCGGCCGATGCGCACTTCCTCCTCGAGCGCCGGGCTCCACATCAGCAACTCGCCGCGCGAGCCGATCTGCTCGCGCGCCAGCGTCTCGGGATCGTAGACGAGCACGCGCAGCGGCTTCGCCGGCAGGTAGGCGGCGATCTCCACCTCGTGATACCAGTCCGCCTCCTGCGCCAGGAGGAGAGCGCGCGATGCGTCCGCGTTCTCCTGCAGCGACTCGACGTGCAACTCGATGGCGGAGGCGGCCACCAGCCGCGGCGTGACCTCGTCGAAGAGCAGCGCGCCGCCGCCGGCCACGAGCACGACGACCGCGGCCGCCAGCGCCCGCGGCGCGGCCAGCGCCGTGCGCAGCACCTGGAAGCCCGCGCCTGCCAGCACCGCGAGCATCACGGGCGTAGCGATCGCGCGCGTCAGCGAGATGCGATCGGTCGACGACGAGGCTGCCGCCGGCAGGAATGCCAGCGCGAACGCCAGCAGCGCCAGCATGGGGCCGCGCCGCCGCCATCGCAGCGCGCATGCCGCCAGGCCCACCGCCGCCAGCGTGGTGCCCAGCGGGTCGAACAGCGCATCGCCGCACAGCCGCATCGCCGTGCGCGGCACGGCAAAGGGCATGAGCAGGCCGCCGATGGCGATGTCGAAGGGACCGGCACGGCCGCCGGCGATCAGCGCCGCGATGTCCGGCACTCGATGCGCGGAGCGCTGGCCCAGAAGCACGGCCTCGGCGCCGGCCCACTGCCAGTTGCGCACCAGATACTCGGCGTTCATCGCCTGCAGCGTCTCCAGGCTCGGCAGCGCCGGAATCACCGCTGCGAAAAACGATGCGGTGCCGGTCACGATCGCAGCCATCGGCAGAGGACGGCGCCGCAGCACCGACACCATTCCTACGAGGCTCGTTGCGGCAGCAAGGTGCGTCAGGTGCGGATAGATCACCGCCACCCCCGCGACCATTCCGAAACCGGCCACCGCCGCCGGCGAGCCGTATGCCAGGATGCGCCGCAGCAGCACCAGCAGCGCGGCCGAGAGGAACGTGAGCATGCCGAACGGCGCCGGCGCCAGATGGCTCAGCAGCATGAGCGGCGAGAACAGGAACACGGCTGCGGCCACCGGCGCGGCGGCGGCGCCCGAGGATGCGGCGCCGAGCGACGCCACCAGCGCGGCGGAAGCGAGAATCCAGAGGGCGTGCACGGCCTGGATCAGCGTCAGGCTCGGCGGCAGCCCGACCTGCTCCATCAGCGGACCGCCGGCAAAAACCATGTACGTGTCGGGCACGCCAGCCTGCGAGGTGCTGACGAGGAGGTTGCGGCCGTCGCCGAGAGCGGCCAGCAGCCACTGGAAGTTCAGCCACAGATCGATGGGAGTGGCGGCACGGGGTGAATGCAGATGCGCGAGCGTGCGCCAGAGGCACCACGCCGCCAGCACCAGCGCGGTTGCCGGCAGCGCGCGCCGCATCGCCGCGCGCGCGCGCGTCGTCGCAGCCCGAGGCGTTGCCATCCACAGCAGCAGCGCCGGAAGCGGCAGCGCCAGCAGGTAGGCGATCTGCGCCGGCCTCCAGGTCAGGAAGGAGACGAACAGGCTCAGCACCGCGTGCGCAAGCGCCAGGGCCGCCGCCAGCCACGCGAGCAGCGGCCGCGGCGACGGCGGTGTCGGCCTGCGCACCAGTCGCACCGGCGCCGGTACGCGCGCGGCCGTGGCCACCAGCGCTGCGCCGGCCAGCAGGCACGCAACCCTGCCGAGGACCCACCACCACGGCACGCCGGGAAACAGGCGCTCCAGCAGCGCCGCATCGGCAGGAAGCGGCAGCTGCGGCTGAGCCGGCGGCGGAGCGAAAAGCGTCAGCGCATACAGCGCGAGCAGGCAGGCGCCGACCCAGGCTCGAGAAAGCGGCGAGCGCCGCAACGGCTGGTCTGGACCGGGAGCCATGGCCGGAGATCACCCCGATGCGAGCGCGTTCTCAAGCACAGCCGCGTGGCGCTGGCATGAACCGCAGGATCGGAAGATGCTCGCGGCGTGGCAACGGCGAGCCGGGCACAGCCAGAAAGCGTGCGGCAGGAGGCGGTCGACCTGTCGATCATCGTGCCCGTATTCAACAACGCCGCCACGCTCGACGAGCTGATCGACCGCATCGTCGCCGCCGTCGAGCCTCTGGGCCGAAGCTTCGAGATGATCTTCGTCGACGACGGCTCGCGCGACGCCAGCTTCGAGCTGCTCGAGCGGCGCGCGCGCGCCGACCGCCGCATTCGTGCCTACGCGATGGTGCGCAACTTCGGCAGCCAGGCGGCCGTCTGCGCCGCCTTCGACATGGTGCGGGGACGGCAGGTGGTGGCGCTGGACGCCGATCTGGAGAACAGGCCGGAGGACATTCCGCCGATCCTGGCGCGGCTCGACGAGGGCTACGATCTGGTGTGCGGCTATCGCGAGGGCCGGCGCGCGCCGTTGTGGTCGCGGCGGCTGCCCTCGGCCCTGCTCAACGCGTACGTGCGGCGCCAGACCGGGACGACCATCCGCGACATCGGCTGCGGAATGCGCGGCTTCCAGGCGTGGATGGTGCGGGACCTCGCCTCGGAGGCCGAGCATCGGCGCCTGCTCACTCCGCTGTTCCTGCGCCGCGCGCGTACCGTCGCCGAGGTGCGGCTGACACCGGGCGCGCCCCAGCCCGGCAGCAGTCACTCCTTTCCTACCCTGCTCGGCCTGGCGGCCGACTACTTCATGCTGACCGCACGCAGGCCCTTCCTGATCGCGGGACTGCTGTGCGCGGCCGCGTTGGTGCTCGGCGCTGCGGCCATGGCGGCCGGTGCATGGACGAGCGGCCTGATCGTGCTGGTGGGCGCGCTGCTCGGCGGGCTGATCGCGCTCGTCGGCGAGTACTGCCAGCGCCTGTACGCGCTCAGCCAGGGCCTCCCGTTCTACCAGCTGCGCCGTCCGCGCGAGGACGGCGAGCAAGAGACGCCGATGTAGCGGTTACTGCGCCGGCGCCGGCGCGGGCTCGCGCAGCGCGCGGATCAGCTCCTGCTGGAAGCGCTGCGGCTCCTCGAGCTGCGGATAGTGCGCCGACTGCTCGAACCGCGTCGTCGTGACGGCCGGCGCGTCGACGTGCTCGGCATATTCCTGCACGAGCGCCGGCACCGCGATCAGGTCGGCACGGCCGAGGAAGAAGTGCACGGGTACGCGGAAGGACGGCGCTGCCGCGAACAGGTCCGTGCTCATGTAGCCGGAAAAGAAGTGGCGGGTCGCGTTCTGCGCGCACGAGATGTAGCGCGCCTTGTCGTAGGCGGTGTACTCGGGCGCCCGCAGCGCGTGCAGCAGCGCCTCGGTGCCGTCGCCCTTGGCGAACTCGCCGCCGTAGCGCGCCACGATCTGGCGCTGGGCGACCAGTGTCTCGATGTCCGGATACGGCAGCCGCAACCGGTCGAGCTCGGCCTGGATGTCGCCGTCGCCGCGCTTGCCCGCCTCCTCGCGCAGCAGATCGACCGCGGTCTTTTCGTTGCGCGCCGCGTGCACCACCGGCGAGACGGCCACGACCGCGGCGAACAGCTCGGGGCGGCTGGCCGCCGCCTGCAGCGCGACGCTGGCGCCGATGGAGTGCCCGACCAGGAACACGCGGTCCTTGGCGAAGCGTGAACGGATCGCCTCGGCGATGGCGACCGTGTCGGAGACCAGCGCCTGCATCGTCGGAGCGGCGTTCGCATCGCCGGTGCACGACCTGCCGGTGCCGCGCGGGTCCCACTGCACGAGCAGGAAGTGCTTCTCGAGCTCGCCGCGGAAGCGTTCCGAAAACGGGATCGAAGACATGTGCGGCCCCGAGGCGACATAGAGCAGGGCCGGCAGCTCCCGGTCCGCCGTGCGCACGAGCACCGCCTGCTCGAGCCCTCCCACGTCCCACTTCTCGATGCTGGCGATGGCGCGCTCGCCCTCCAGCGACGGCGTCCGCGCCGGAATCAGCGCCAGGATCACCACCGCCACGAGCACGATCGCGAGCAGCACGAGGAAGGAGCGCCAGAGGAATCGAAGAACGGTCCGCATCATGTCGGTGAAGTCATCCTCGCCGGCCGCAGGGCCTGCCTCGCCGGTAGCACGGGCGCGGACAGGAGAAAAAACGGCCGCCGCCGTCCGCTCTCACGCACCGGCGGCAGTCGCCGGCGCCGACGCGGCCGCTGCCTGCCCGACGCCGCTCGCGCTCCGCGCTTCCGCGCCGGCCACCGAAAGATCGATTCGACCGACCTCAGGACGCCGCTGCGTGGCCGCCTCGAAGACGGCGGCGTAGGCGGGATGGTTGGTTCCCATCCAGCGGTCCCAGCAGTTCAGCCACATTCCGTAATCGCAGCCGATCTCGGTGTGGTGGAGGTTGTGGTGCGTGGCGGTGTTGAACCAGCCGAGCAGAGGATGGCGCACGAATCCGCGCGGGTACAGCTCGTATCCGAGATGCGCGACCAGCCCGATGGCCCAGATCGCGCCGCCGGCAGCCGCGAGCGAAAGCGGATGCATCGGCAGCGCCAGCAGCACCAGGACGAAGTAGGCGTTGCCGAGCAGCGTCTCGACCGGATGATGGGCGAACGTCGCCAGCGGCGTGGGGTTGGTGCTGCGGTGGTGAACGGCGTGGACGCGCTCGAACATCCAACGCGTATGCAGCAGGCGATGCTGCCAGTAGAACCACGTGTCGTATCCGAGCACGACCACCAGCGCCGACAGCGCCGCGTAGGCGATGCCATGATCGGAAACGTCGAAGTACATCCTCGTGTACCCGCCCTGCACGGCGCCGAGCGAGAGCGTGGCCACGATGCCGGTGCATGCGGCGTTGGAGATCGACCAGAGGATCTCGCCATTCGTCGAGCGTCGCGACGGGAACTCGCGCTGGATGCGGAAGCGCAGCAGCCGCGCGCGCAGCGGCCCGTGCAGCAGCCAGGTCAGCGCTCCGGCGACGCCGAAATACCGCACGCAGTAGCCGGCGCAGTAGGCCAGCCACGCGACCAGCGCAGCGGTCATCGTCTCGATCGCCATGCTCAGCAGAACTCGCTGCGCCGCAGGTACGGATTGGTCCCCGGGTCGCTGGCCGGATACAGGAACGATCGTGCCCGCGCCGCCGGATCGCGCTCGCGGCTGCACAGGCTGCGGATGTCCTCGGCCTGCTGGCGGTCGTGCCAGAAGCGCATGCGGCGAGGGCGCGGCAGGCGAAACGCGGCCGGATCGACGCGGAACTGCCGGCTGCGGATGTGGTCGAACGCGAAGCGGAAGTCGGCTTCCGGCGCGAGCTCGGTCTCCAGCACGCGCTGCCGCCGCAGCAGGCTGTAGCGCAGCATCTCTTCGATGTACTCGTCCACCGCGTCGCCGCCCTTGCCTGCCGCCTCGACGCATTCGCGCAGGGCGGCGCCGGCGACTTCCAGCAGCGGCTCGACGCATTCCAGCAGCGCCATCGCCTTGACGGTCCCGAGGCTGTTCCGGTATTCGCCGGCCGCGTACCGGTCGGCGCGCGCATCGTCGGCCAGGTGCGCGCGCAGCTCGGCGGCGGTGGCGAACAGGCCTTCGCGCACGCCCTGCTCGAGCACGTCGTACCACGCGCGCAGCTCGGGCCGTGCCACCGCACGCTCGTGACAGCGCTGCACGACGTCGAACAACGAGATCCCCAGCGCCCGCGCCAGGCCGTGCAGCTCCTCGAAGTAGCCGTCGTTGTAGAAGATCTCGACCGACAGCTCGAAGCGCTTGCAGTCCAGGTACTCGTGCGGGCTCATCGCGTCGGTCCCGAAGACCAACTCGCACTCCTCGGCGCTGAAGAAGCGCTGGCCCGCGAACTCGTAGCGCCCGTGGCAGTACGGCTGCACGCGAAAACCGGTGCGCAGCCCGAAGCGGCGGCGCGAGTCCGCCTGCGCCATCTCGGTGCCGGGCAGCAGCACCAGCGCGTACATCTTGATGCGCTGCACGCTCGCTTCCATCGCCGTGCGGATCGAGGCGCGGTGCGCCGCGGCGCTCTCGCCGGGCAGGCCCAGAATCAGCTCGGTGAACGAGCGCTGGCCCGTCTCTCCGGCGGCGGCCGCCATCTCCAGCAGAACCGAGTCCGAGATGTTGGAGCGGCGCACGTTGCGCAGCGTCTGCGGGTCCGTCGACTGCAGCGCCGGCCCGAAGCGCATCGCGCCGCCGGTGCGGCGCACCGCCTCGAGCACGCGCTCCTTGCGGTTCTTGCCGGTCGACACCTCGATGGTCTGCGGCCACCCGTAGCGCTCGCGCACCGCCGCGAGATGGTCGCACACGACCAGATCGTGCTCGTACATCCCGAAGTTGGAGTCGGCGATGTACAGCATCGGCGAGGCGCCGGGCTGCATGCGCGAGGCGATGTACTCGAGCTCGGCGCGCACCCGCTGCGGCGAGACGGTGGCGATGCGCGTGTAGTAGTCCTCGCCCTCGACGCAGAACGTGCACTGGAACGGGCATCCGCGCTGCGTCTGCAGGAGCGGCGACAGATCGGGCCGTGCGAAGAACGAATCGAGCAGGCCGGTCAGGTACGGCGAGGGAAAGTGATCGAGATCGTGGCGGCGCGGCGCCGGCGGCGGCGCCACCAGCCGTCCCTCCCGCATGTAGTGCACGCCCGCGATCGTCGTGCCCGATGCGCGCACGGCGCACGCATCGCCGTCGTGCTCGAGCAGCGCGCCGAGCAGCGCGGCGAACGGCTCCTCGCCTTCCTTGGCGACGTAGAAGTCGACGTGCGGATGCGCCGCGAAGAAAGCCTGCTGTTCGCCAGGCGTGCCCGGATAGTTGGGGCCGCCCATGACCACCGTCATTGCCGGTGCCATCTGTCGCGCGCGGCTGGCGACCTGGCGGGCGAGATCGAGGTTCCAGACGTAGTTGGTCAGGCCGAGGACGTCGGGCACTTGGCGAAGGAACGCGCGGCCGAGATCCTCGGGGGAGCGGAAGACCTCCACCGACACGCGATCGCCGTGCTCCTGCAGCGCATGGGCCCCGACGCAGCCGGCCGCGTACGGGAACGTCTTCATGACGTTGGCCGGATGCAGCAGGTCGGCGAGATAGATGCGAAGAGGACGCACGCGTTTCCCGCTACACCGGCGCCGCACCCGCGTCCAATCCCCTGTGGGAGCGCTTGGGCGCCGGCGGCGGAGGGTGAGCGGCTCCGCGACGGGCGCCGCGACCGCGCCTCAGTCGTCGATCGCGGCGTGCAGCATGCGCAGGAAGTCGCGCGCGTAGCGCTTCTGATGCACCCACACGCCGGTCGCGAAGTGCAGCTCGTCCCAGTCGATGCTGCCGTCGAGCAGCCGCGCCAGCGCGCTGGCGGGGTACGTGAAGCGCATGTCGTAGGAGGCCGGCTCGCCCCAGCCGAACACGTCGCCGGCGGTGCGGGAGAAGTCGAGATGGAAGCGGGGCCGCGGCAGGCCCGGAATGACGTAGGCGATGACGGTGCCGCTCACGCCTGGAAAGCGCGCGCGCAGGCGCTGCCAGCGCGCCAGCACGTGATCGCGCAGGCGCAGCGGCAGGTCGTCGGCCGCCGGCGCGCCGGCAGCCGCGCCAACGACGTCGCCCGCACGTCGGGATGCCGCATCGTCTGCGCGTCCGCCCGCAGCCTGGCCGGCAACGTCGCCGGCACCCGCACTGTCGCTCGCGCCGGAATCGACGATGTCGAGCGCCGCGGCGTAGCGCGCGATCGCGGCCGCCTCCTCGTCCTTGTCATGGATCGGCGCGAGCTGGCGCAGCGTGCCGTCGATGCCGACGCCGTCGCCGGGCCCGAGCACGGCACCGGCGAGGCCCGCCTGCCGCAGACGCCGCACCGCCTCGGCCGCATTGTTGAAGCTGGCGTTGCGCCACTGCTCGCGCGGCGCCAGGAAGCGGATGCTGTTGGCGAACGGAATCGTCAGGCGCGGGCGCAGGCGCAAGGCTGCCGCGACGAGCTCGCGGTAGTGGCGCTCGCCGCTCTCGCGCATGAGGCGTTGCTTCTCGGCCGCATCCATCTCGAAGGAGGCGGGGAAGTGCGATGCCGGCGAGTAGCCGACGAACGCGTAGTCGATGCGGAACCGGTCGCGAATCCATTCGTGCTGCGCAGGCGAAAGAGGACAGTCGTTGGTGTCGAGCAGCGCAAACCCTTCGGCGGCGATGACGATGGCCGAGTCGCCGGTGCCCGCGTCGGTGTCCTCCTGTGCCAGCATCGCGATTCGAAAGGGTGTGCCCGCGACCTCGATCACCTGCTCCGGCGCCACTTCGACGACCGTGAAACCGAGCGCGCGCAGCCGGTCGTGCAGCCGGCGGTCGCGCTGCGCGGCGACGTAGACGGGAATCGTTCGGGGGAAGTGCGCCAGCGTCGGCGGATGGAAATGGTCCGGATGCAGGTGCGAGACGTAGATCGCATCGGTCTCGGCGGCCAGCGACGCCACCGAGGCCACCGGCGGCGGGAACAGGAATCCGCTGTCGCACGCGATGCCGCCGAACAGCCACGGATCGGTCAGCATCGTGCGCCCGCCGCTGCGCACCCGCAGGCATGCATGCGCGATCACCTCGACCGCCAGCTCGCCGCGACCGCTCATCGACGAGCGCCCTGCGGCGGCGGCGGGCGCAGCGTCGCTGCGGCCGGGCCTGGCCTTCGAGCGCTTCCTCGGCCCTCGTGTCGGCTCGGGCATCTCACGCGCCGCGGCGCTACAGCGAGGCCGCTGCCGGGTCAACGCGCACGAACGGCTGGCAAACCGACCGCGCTCGCGAGATGTTCGCCGCGCCTGCGTTGACGATGACGGCAAGCGGACAAACCACCCGCCGACGAGCCGCTCTGCTTGCCGGCATCCTGCTCCTGGCTGCCGGCGTCGTGCCGCTGCTGCTTGCACCCGCGCCGGCAAGGCCGCTCATTCCCACTCCCGATGATGGACTGCTCGCGCGCCTGTTCCCCGGCGTCCCCGCGACATGGCTCGTGCTGCGTCTGATCGCGCTGGCGGCTGGCGCGCTGGCGGTGGCGTGGGCAACGGCGCCAACGCAGCAGGCGCCGCGGCCACGGCCGCCGGCTCCACTGTCATCGCTGCCGTCCTGGCTCGTCGCGTTCGCCGCCACGTGCGCCGCGCTGGCGCTGCTCGCTCCGTGGCTGCCTCGCGCGCTGCAGCTCGCGCTGCTTCCGATGATGGTTGCGGTTCCGGCAACGCTGGCTGCGATCCAGACGCGCGCCTGGCAGGCGCTGGCGCGGCACCGAAGCGCCGCCGCGGCGGCCGGCTGCATCATCGTGCTGTCGTGCGCAGCGCACGAGATGCTGGCGAGCCGATCGCTGATGGCGATGCAGGCGCCCGACGGCGACGAGTCGTATCGCTGCATTCAGCAGGCCGCGCAGCCGCGCTTCAACCTTCTCACCGACGGCTGCTGGGCCGGTACGACGACGATGGCCGGAACGCTGCTCGGATACGGAATCGTCGGCACCGACGCCGTTCCCGCCACTCTGGCCATCATTCGCCGCACCGCGCTCGTCTCGTACGCAGTCACGGCCGCGCTGCTCGCGTTCTGTGCGTTTCGGCTCTCCGGCGCCGGCGCTGCGTGCATCGCGGCGGCCGCGTTCCTGTGGTCGCCGATGCTGCTTTCGGTGGTGCAGATGCCGACGCTCGGCAACGCCGTCATCGTGGCCGCAGCGCTGGCCGCCGTGGTGTCGCTGCAGCGGTCGGGGAGCGCCGCCGCCGCGATGGTCGCGGTGGTGCTGGCCGGCGCGATGCTCGCGATTCCCAACAT
The genomic region above belongs to Candidatus Limnocylindrales bacterium and contains:
- a CDS encoding MBL fold metallo-hydrolase; this encodes MSGRGELAVEVIAHACLRVRSGGRTMLTDPWLFGGIACDSGFLFPPPVASVASLAAETDAIYVSHLHPDHFHPPTLAHFPRTIPVYVAAQRDRRLHDRLRALGFTVVEVAPEQVIEVAGTPFRIAMLAQEDTDAGTGDSAIVIAAEGFALLDTNDCPLSPAQHEWIRDRFRIDYAFVGYSPASHFPASFEMDAAEKQRLMRESGERHYRELVAAALRLRPRLTIPFANSIRFLAPREQWRNASFNNAAEAVRRLRQAGLAGAVLGPGDGVGIDGTLRQLAPIHDKDEEAAAIARYAAALDIVDSGASDSAGAGDVAGQAAGGRADDAASRRAGDVVGAAAGAPAADDLPLRLRDHVLARWQRLRARFPGVSGTVIAYVIPGLPRPRFHLDFSRTAGDVFGWGEPASYDMRFTYPASALARLLDGSIDWDELHFATGVWVHQKRYARDFLRMLHAAIDD
- a CDS encoding cobalamin-dependent protein (Presence of a B(12) (cobalamin)-binding domain implies dependence on cobalamin itself, in one of its several forms, or in some unusual lineages, dependence on a cobalamin-like analog.) → MRPLRIYLADLLHPANVMKTFPYAAGCVGAHALQEHGDRVSVEVFRSPEDLGRAFLRQVPDVLGLTNYVWNLDLARQVASRARQMAPAMTVVMGGPNYPGTPGEQQAFFAAHPHVDFYVAKEGEEPFAALLGALLEHDGDACAVRASGTTIAGVHYMREGRLVAPPPAPRRHDLDHFPSPYLTGLLDSFFARPDLSPLLQTQRGCPFQCTFCVEGEDYYTRIATVSPQRVRAELEYIASRMQPGASPMLYIADSNFGMYEHDLVVCDHLAAVRERYGWPQTIEVSTGKNRKERVLEAVRRTGGAMRFGPALQSTDPQTLRNVRRSNISDSVLLEMAAAAGETGQRSFTELILGLPGESAAAHRASIRTAMEASVQRIKMYALVLLPGTEMAQADSRRRFGLRTGFRVQPYCHGRYEFAGQRFFSAEECELVFGTDAMSPHEYLDCKRFELSVEIFYNDGYFEELHGLARALGISLFDVVQRCHERAVARPELRAWYDVLEQGVREGLFATAAELRAHLADDARADRYAAGEYRNSLGTVKAMALLECVEPLLEVAGAALRECVEAAGKGGDAVDEYIEEMLRYSLLRRQRVLETELAPEADFRFAFDHIRSRQFRVDPAAFRLPRPRRMRFWHDRQQAEDIRSLCSRERDPAARARSFLYPASDPGTNPYLRRSEFC
- a CDS encoding alpha/beta hydrolase, producing the protein MMRTVLRFLWRSFLVLLAIVLVAVVILALIPARTPSLEGERAIASIEKWDVGGLEQAVLVRTADRELPALLYVASGPHMSSIPFSERFRGELEKHFLLVQWDPRGTGRSCTGDANAAPTMQALVSDTVAIAEAIRSRFAKDRVFLVGHSIGASVALQAAASRPELFAAVVAVSPVVHAARNEKTAVDLLREEAGKRGDGDIQAELDRLRLPYPDIETLVAQRQIVARYGGEFAKGDGTEALLHALRAPEYTAYDKARYISCAQNATRHFFSGYMSTDLFAAAPSFRVPVHFFLGRADLIAVPALVQEYAEHVDAPAVTTTRFEQSAHYPQLEEPQRFQQELIRALREPAPAPAQ
- a CDS encoding sterol desaturase family protein; the encoded protein is MAIETMTAALVAWLAYCAGYCVRYFGVAGALTWLLHGPLRARLLRFRIQREFPSRRSTNGEILWSISNAACTGIVATLSLGAVQGGYTRMYFDVSDHGIAYAALSALVVVLGYDTWFYWQHRLLHTRWMFERVHAVHHRSTNPTPLATFAHHPVETLLGNAYFVLVLLALPMHPLSLAAAGGAIWAIGLVAHLGYELYPRGFVRHPLLGWFNTATHHNLHHTEIGCDYGMWLNCWDRWMGTNHPAYAAVFEAATQRRPEVGRIDLSVAGAEARSASGVGQAAAASAPATAAGA
- a CDS encoding glycosyltransferase, which codes for MATASRAQPESVRQEAVDLSIIVPVFNNAATLDELIDRIVAAVEPLGRSFEMIFVDDGSRDASFELLERRARADRRIRAYAMVRNFGSQAAVCAAFDMVRGRQVVALDADLENRPEDIPPILARLDEGYDLVCGYREGRRAPLWSRRLPSALLNAYVRRQTGTTIRDIGCGMRGFQAWMVRDLASEAEHRRLLTPLFLRRARTVAEVRLTPGAPQPGSSHSFPTLLGLAADYFMLTARRPFLIAGLLCAAALVLGAAAMAAGAWTSGLIVLVGALLGGLIALVGEYCQRLYALSQGLPFYQLRRPREDGEQETPM